In Mastacembelus armatus chromosome 4, fMasArm1.2, whole genome shotgun sequence, the following are encoded in one genomic region:
- the tbxa2r gene encoding thromboxane A2 receptor translates to MNASVLPLNNTTPLCYSINRPPFNYNHTIASAHFSAVFGALGLISNLIAFVVLLKSFQQTHSRSRSFFLIFLGGLVVTDFMGLLVTGSIVVSFHVTRFNWREIDPNCHFCNFMGMSMVFYGLCPLLLSASMALERFIGINHPFAHSTSMPKRRTISMVLMVWFIAGCIALLPLTGLGSYHIQMPGSWCFFNISSKGNDLVFSLLFSLVGLSSITMSFLLNTVSVVTLIKVCCGQDSNQRRRDYEVEMMVQLILIMVIGSASWCPLLVFIAQTVLSGANVKVEYLLLWIRLATWNQILDPWVYILFRRAVLKRIYPRFNWSRGSIMTLYPSLSDTIRRYTRSSIGTMASDETG, encoded by the exons ATGAATGCTTCAGTCCTGCCACTCAACAACACCACCCCACTTTGCTATTCCATCAACAGACCTCCATTCAATTACAACCACACAATTGCCTCAGCTCATTTTTCAGCTGTCTTCGGTGCTTTGGGTCTTATCTCCAATCTCATTGCCTTTGTAGTTCTCCTCAAGTCCTTTCAGCAAACACATAGCCGCTCACGCTCCTTTTTCCTAATTTTTCTGGGTGGCCTGGTGGTCACTGACTTCATGGGTCTTCTGGTCACAGGTTCTATTGTGGTCTCCTTCCATGTTACACGCTTTAATTGGCGTGAAATAGACCCCAACTGCCACTTCTGCAACTTTATGGGCATGTCGATGGTCTTCTATGGACTGTGCCCATTGCTGCTTAGTGCCTCCATGGCCCTGGAGCGCTTCATTGGCATCAACCATCCATTCGCACACTCCACCAGTATGCCCAAACGCCGAACGATCTCCATGGTGCTGATGGTGTGGTTTATTGCTGGCTGCATAGCACTGCTGCCCCTTACAGGCCTTGGGAGTTACCACATTCAGATGCCCGGCTCCTGGTGTTTTTTCAACATCAGCTCAAAGGGAAACGACCTGGTTTTCTCCCTGCTCTTCTCTCTAGTCGGGTTGTCATCAATCACTATGTCATTTTTGCTGAACACAGTGAGTGTGGTGACCCTCATCAAGGTGTGTTGTGGACAAGACAGTAACCAGCGGCGTCGAGATTATGAAGTGGAGATGATGGTTCAGCTCATTCTGATTATGGTCATTGGTTCTGCTTCCTGGTGCCCCCTATTG GTCTTTATTGCACAAACTGTGCTGTCTGGAGCCAATGTGAAGGTCGAGTACCTACTGCTCTGGATTCGCCTCGCCACATGGAACCAGATCCTGGACCCATGGGTATACATCTTGTTTCGCAGGGCGGTTCTTAAGAGAATCTACCCCCGCTTCAACTGGTCCCGGGGTTCCATCATGACCCTCTACCCATCTTTGAGTGACACCATCCGAAGGTACACACGTTCGTCAATTGGAACCATGGCCTCAGATGAAACGGGATAG